The Pedobacter roseus genome contains a region encoding:
- a CDS encoding PAS domain-containing sensor histidine kinase, whose product MILDKDILAGLIEGSPYPIYLILGDELRVALANAATLKAWGKDASVIGKPFLEALPEIDGQPFEALLRQVMATGEAYHAVNDRADLIIDGQLKTFYFTFSYQPVKNTDGRIIGVVCYATDVTQLVESAASINRMGLEAIENNARLAAINEALAATNEELATTNEELTESARLLELSEERFRNLIQQAPFAICVIRANDLVVSEVNDRYLELVGKARDTLDGKPIWDGVPEAAEAYSPIMEKVFQSGEAFVATEAELVLIRNGSPEQVFIDFVYEPVTDLLGSVSAVMVVGIDVSEKVRTRHAIEEVEERIRLAVEAAEIGTYELNYNTGELVGSARFDEIFGLGNGVNRETIIDHYHPDDAHLSVLAHEEAKKTGRIFYEARYIREGSPLKWLRFQAKVYFDAKGNRTRTLGTVMDVTVYKALQQQKDDFISIASHELKTPLTTLKASLQLLVRMRENPNTLLFPKVIDQASRSMDKITELVDDLLNVSKINQGHVGLKKSWFNLGDMLEKCCLHVRESGSHELVLEGDTSLMVFADEHRIDQVVVNLVNNAVKYAPDSKRIFLGIKASGESVKISVRDNGPGIPADKLPHLFDRYFRADEMGTQVSGLGLGLFICADIVQRHGGEIGVESEPGQGSNFFFTLPLDKNEV is encoded by the coding sequence ATGATCCTTGATAAAGACATTCTGGCCGGGCTTATAGAAGGCTCACCTTATCCCATATACCTGATCCTTGGTGATGAACTTCGGGTTGCTTTGGCAAATGCAGCAACCTTAAAAGCCTGGGGAAAAGATGCCTCTGTAATTGGTAAACCTTTTTTAGAAGCACTTCCTGAAATTGATGGTCAGCCTTTTGAAGCGCTGTTACGCCAGGTAATGGCCACGGGAGAAGCCTACCATGCTGTAAACGACCGTGCCGATCTCATAATCGATGGTCAGCTCAAAACATTTTATTTTACCTTTTCCTATCAGCCCGTAAAAAATACTGATGGCAGGATAATAGGTGTAGTTTGTTATGCAACAGACGTTACCCAGCTCGTAGAATCGGCAGCCAGCATCAATCGCATGGGTTTGGAGGCAATAGAAAATAATGCAAGGTTAGCCGCAATAAACGAAGCACTTGCTGCAACCAACGAAGAATTGGCTACCACAAACGAAGAACTTACCGAATCGGCACGTTTGCTCGAACTGAGCGAAGAAAGGTTTAGAAATCTCATTCAACAGGCTCCTTTTGCGATATGTGTAATCAGGGCAAACGATCTGGTGGTAAGTGAAGTAAATGATCGCTACCTCGAACTTGTTGGGAAAGCACGAGATACATTAGATGGAAAACCCATTTGGGATGGCGTGCCAGAAGCCGCAGAAGCTTATTCCCCTATAATGGAAAAAGTGTTTCAATCGGGCGAAGCATTTGTTGCTACTGAAGCAGAACTTGTGCTCATCCGCAATGGATCACCAGAACAGGTTTTTATCGATTTTGTTTACGAACCTGTAACTGACCTTTTAGGGAGCGTTTCTGCCGTAATGGTGGTGGGCATCGATGTATCAGAAAAGGTGCGCACCAGGCATGCCATTGAAGAAGTTGAAGAACGTATCCGCCTTGCGGTAGAAGCGGCAGAAATTGGTACCTATGAACTTAATTACAATACAGGCGAATTGGTAGGTTCTGCGCGTTTTGATGAAATTTTCGGACTTGGAAATGGGGTAAATAGAGAAACCATCATCGATCATTATCATCCCGATGATGCCCATTTAAGTGTACTGGCACACGAAGAAGCCAAAAAAACCGGCCGGATTTTTTACGAGGCCAGGTACATACGTGAAGGTTCCCCCTTAAAATGGCTGAGGTTTCAGGCAAAAGTTTATTTCGATGCCAAAGGAAACCGTACGCGCACACTCGGCACCGTTATGGATGTTACCGTGTATAAAGCCCTGCAACAGCAAAAAGATGATTTTATATCAATTGCCAGTCATGAATTGAAAACGCCTTTAACCACGTTAAAAGCCTCGCTCCAATTGCTGGTCAGGATGCGTGAAAACCCGAATACCCTGCTTTTTCCAAAAGTGATCGATCAGGCCTCCAGGAGTATGGATAAAATCACCGAATTGGTTGATGATCTGCTCAATGTATCCAAAATTAACCAGGGGCATGTAGGCCTTAAAAAGAGCTGGTTCAACCTTGGCGATATGCTCGAAAAATGTTGCTTACACGTAAGGGAGTCTGGTAGTCACGAATTGGTTTTGGAAGGCGATACGAGCCTGATGGTTTTCGCCGATGAACACCGTATTGATCAGGTAGTAGTTAATCTGGTAAATAATGCCGTAAAATATGCGCCGGATTCTAAGCGTATTTTTCTTGGGATTAAAGCATCGGGTGAATCTGTAAAGATTTCCGTTCGGGACAATGGCCCGGGAATTCCTGCCGATAAACTTCCGCACTTGTTCGACCGCTATTTTAGGGCTGATGAAATGGGTACACAGGTTTCGGGACTTGGTTTAGGTCTTTTTATCTGCGCAGATATTGTGCAGCGTCATGGTGGCGAAATCGGTGTTGAAAGCGAACCCGGACAAGGCAGCAATTTTTTCTTTACCCTCCCCCTTGATAAAAACGAAGTATAA
- a CDS encoding response regulator transcription factor, with translation MGKKISILEDDQGIREIVELIFSQEDYEVTGFSNVNEFMSRKSNVVPDLFLLDVMLPDGNGLNVCDMLKSEEATSNVPVLMMSAHADLITMKNQCKADGFISKPFDIDHLVNMVKNAI, from the coding sequence ATGGGCAAAAAAATCAGCATTCTCGAAGATGATCAGGGAATCAGGGAAATCGTTGAACTTATTTTTTCACAGGAAGATTACGAAGTGACGGGTTTTTCAAACGTAAATGAATTTATGAGCCGAAAATCTAATGTGGTACCTGATCTTTTTCTGCTCGATGTAATGCTCCCTGACGGTAATGGCTTAAATGTGTGCGATATGTTAAAATCTGAAGAAGCCACCAGTAATGTTCCTGTACTGATGATGAGTGCACATGCCGACCTGATTACTATGAAAAACCAATGTAAGGCCGATGGTTTTATTTCCAAACCTTTCGACATTGATCATTTGGTCAATATGGTAAAAAACGCAATCTAA
- a CDS encoding KOW motif-containing protein, translated as MENDTKTTTLKDGDLCFVIAGTHKGKWGAVRDINTSKTGHITITVEQGNSVKFKTLMKNVTAKS; from the coding sequence ATGGAAAACGATACAAAAACAACAACACTAAAAGATGGCGACCTATGCTTTGTTATAGCCGGAACACATAAAGGTAAATGGGGTGCCGTTCGGGATATTAATACCAGTAAAACCGGACATATTACCATCACAGTAGAACAGGGAAATTCGGTAAAGTTTAAAACCCTGATGAAAAATGTGACGGCTAAATCATAA
- a CDS encoding universal stress protein, with protein sequence MKQILVATDFSRSAGNALSYALAMAKTLKMEVVAIHAIHPTEGINNSTYNAIFIESYYGNKRAALKEWAENIRERENLKDVKLETICDVGFLKTVITKHTENNPVELLVMGITGATGISGIVGSNASMAVTKMRIPTLIVPLESSFTNFPIITLATDYETVLSPKDITALSELLKASGTKKMQVLYVAEKSDEVHIQTGEKRIRDLLPDTEIEFNYIMDSSAPNGIMDFIKSNHTDILCLVKHHHNIIYRLFTSSTVNQVMNKTVKAILVLHE encoded by the coding sequence ATGAAACAGATACTTGTAGCAACGGATTTTTCAAGAAGCGCCGGAAATGCCCTCTCCTATGCATTGGCTATGGCAAAAACGCTGAAAATGGAAGTGGTAGCCATCCATGCCATCCATCCTACCGAAGGTATAAATAACAGCACTTATAACGCCATTTTTATCGAATCATATTACGGAAATAAAAGAGCTGCTTTAAAAGAATGGGCCGAAAACATCCGCGAAAGGGAAAACCTTAAAGACGTAAAACTCGAAACGATATGTGATGTTGGTTTTTTAAAAACAGTAATTACCAAACACACCGAAAACAATCCGGTAGAGCTGTTGGTAATGGGCATTACAGGTGCCACGGGAATTAGCGGAATTGTAGGCAGCAACGCCAGCATGGCGGTTACTAAAATGAGAATACCTACCCTGATTGTACCTTTAGAGAGCAGTTTTACCAACTTCCCGATTATTACGCTTGCCACTGATTACGAAACCGTATTATCGCCAAAAGATATTACCGCCCTCAGCGAACTGTTAAAAGCCTCGGGAACAAAAAAAATGCAGGTACTTTATGTGGCCGAAAAATCAGATGAGGTACATATCCAGACGGGAGAAAAAAGGATCAGGGATCTTTTACCAGATACGGAAATCGAATTTAACTACATTATGGATAGCAGTGCACCGAACGGTATTATGGATTTCATTAAAAGTAACCATACCGATATCCTTTGCCTGGTTAAACACCACCACAACATTATTTATCGCTTATTTACCAGCAGTACGGTTAACCAGGTAATGAATAAAACGGTGAAGGCTATTTTGGTATTACACGAATAA
- a CDS encoding inorganic phosphate transporter — translation MNIQTDFMPSFCTILPFIGNTDLSTPLAIVFIVCLLAVVGFEFVNGFHDTANAVATVIYTKALKPVIAIPWSGFWNFMGVFTGGIAVAMGILKLVPLDTLMNLPIGVGAAMVLAVLLASIAWNLGTWYLGIPCSSSHTMIGAMIGAGLAFTWYYGGKGVNWGKAEEIGLSLILSPIIGFGLAMLLMYFLKHVIKYHALFHIPKGENDRPPLLIRGLLITTCTLVSFFHGSNDGQKGVGLLMLILIAFLPAKFAVNHHIPNDKVLFQLNQTEQVLQKTATLNQGKTLDITSLVKKIDKAKYHLSLKNETDKKNTYLFRKQIEEVVASIKTVREDKTLVINPADDQLLHDNSSELSKLVEFAPLWVILLISISLGLGTMIGWKRIAVTIGEKIGNEHLNYAQGATSEIVAASTIGLSTAFGLPVSTTHVLSSGIAGAMVASGGRKNLNSNTLKNIGLAWVLTLPVSIVLSILLFMLFHLFI, via the coding sequence ATGAATATCCAAACTGATTTTATGCCGTCGTTCTGCACCATATTACCCTTTATAGGAAACACCGATTTAAGTACTCCACTCGCCATTGTTTTTATCGTTTGCCTGCTCGCCGTAGTCGGATTTGAGTTTGTAAACGGTTTCCATGATACGGCCAATGCGGTAGCTACTGTAATTTATACTAAAGCGTTAAAACCAGTTATTGCCATCCCCTGGTCGGGATTTTGGAATTTTATGGGTGTATTTACCGGAGGGATTGCCGTTGCGATGGGTATTTTAAAACTCGTTCCGCTAGATACTTTGATGAACCTTCCCATTGGCGTTGGGGCAGCGATGGTTTTGGCTGTTTTACTGGCCTCTATCGCCTGGAATCTCGGCACCTGGTACCTGGGTATCCCCTGCTCTAGTTCGCACACCATGATTGGCGCCATGATCGGCGCCGGTTTGGCTTTTACCTGGTACTACGGCGGCAAGGGAGTAAACTGGGGTAAGGCCGAAGAAATCGGTTTATCGCTCATTTTATCGCCCATTATTGGCTTTGGTCTGGCCATGTTACTGATGTATTTTTTAAAACATGTAATTAAATACCATGCCCTTTTTCATATCCCAAAAGGTGAAAACGACAGGCCGCCCTTACTGATCAGGGGATTACTGATTACCACCTGTACTTTGGTGAGCTTTTTCCACGGCAGCAACGACGGACAGAAAGGTGTGGGCTTATTAATGCTGATCCTGATTGCTTTTCTACCTGCAAAATTTGCCGTGAACCACCACATCCCCAATGATAAAGTATTGTTCCAGCTGAATCAAACCGAACAGGTGCTTCAAAAAACAGCAACACTTAACCAGGGAAAAACATTAGATATTACTTCCCTTGTAAAGAAAATAGATAAAGCGAAATATCATTTATCGCTTAAAAATGAAACCGACAAGAAAAACACTTACCTTTTCCGTAAGCAGATTGAAGAGGTTGTGGCTTCGATAAAAACAGTAAGGGAAGATAAAACATTGGTAATTAACCCTGCTGACGATCAACTCCTTCATGATAATTCTTCCGAATTATCGAAACTGGTAGAATTTGCGCCGCTTTGGGTAATTCTTTTAATTTCAATTTCACTCGGATTGGGCACCATGATTGGCTGGAAACGCATAGCGGTTACCATTGGAGAAAAAATCGGTAACGAACATTTAAATTATGCCCAGGGCGCTACTTCCGAAATTGTTGCAGCTTCTACCATTGGCCTGAGTACTGCTTTTGGCTTGCCGGTAAGCACCACACATGTATTATCGAGCGGGATAGCCGGTGCAATGGTGGCCTCTGGCGGAAGAAAAAACCTCAACAGTAACACGCTTAAAAATATTGGATTGGCCTGGGTACTTACCTTGCCGGTATCGATTGTATTGTCTATTTTGTTATTTATGCTTTTTCACCTGTTTATTTAA
- a CDS encoding TonB-dependent receptor, protein MKIGFYDYIKEYFINLDYRPMVAIMVLCTFLFNQGMASSFAQTPKESSLSIKIAGMSIPGALSLLEEKAGFSINYNKSIFSQNGKVSLEVKNMALELILKKILSGTRVTYRFADANTILLYKLPDPVKPGRISGKIFDEKGETLPGASIKIIETGKATQTASDGSYSINVEPGTYTVEISYISYATQRISDVTVKADKATPLDISLKPDAKGLQDVVITATYKKASVEGLLARQKNASEISNGISAEQIARTPDKNIGESLKRISGVSSIDNKFVIVRGIGERYNSAQLDGVTLPSTEAQTRNFSFDLIPSNLVDNVVVSKSVTPDMNTSFGGGLIQINTKDIPSENFISFTAGTSYNDQSTGKDFLSHKRGKYDYFGFDDGRRDYPEGLEHTVKTVAPNNTLTDTEYQKKVTDQSKRFTQDNVSVYKYKAAPSQNYQFTIGHSVNLDTAGQNKFGFTGALSYRNTQNINLIENQNRSDWNIAYPNNSGAAYDFNTTLGGILNFGLQLGKNRFSLRNTYTHLYDNNMVRITGFNKDETNFNLPPNRIQEADDPTYTDLLQNKLSGQHQLGKVKIEWDLARTSIHREEKDLVIASSSPKLIGNEYQYFYNYNLSTQIEVMPMSRHHYENEEGHYSWNISAAVPFNVKSTRNSLKTGYFGNRKKAEFNWQIASFSGSNTLADSLKYIPVSEMINPANISFDKYFYSVNPYFLDNYEGKSNTHAGFIMLDNRLLPNLRLVWGIRAEYYQYKEVKNGYSNAQSQSIFALKPDRKWQWLPSANLTYSPIDALNVRAAVSSSVIRPELLDNSRFFRYSPYLDGQFGNQGLYSTRINSYDIKTEWFPELGEIISVGGYYKYFDKPAEITISSASGNYTYYTKSSDWAKVYGLEFEFRKNLGFVTEWPLLSKLTAYGNLTLQRSVVRSTYLIPDPANPTGPNIQATINQKRAMYGQSPYQFNAGLQYMDKHFSFNIAYNKSGYKTYIVGDKPIDIEYERARDQIDAQLAYKFLNNKFEIKVNAANLLNRASFFYRNTASYERNPDYVAGQSDESDFMRLKPGFSNKYEEGDLILFKQKFGRTYSTSITYNF, encoded by the coding sequence ATGAAAATAGGGTTTTACGACTATATAAAAGAATATTTTATCAATTTGGATTACCGCCCTATGGTAGCCATAATGGTGCTGTGCACTTTTTTATTTAATCAGGGCATGGCCAGCAGCTTTGCACAAACACCAAAAGAAAGCAGTTTGAGCATTAAAATAGCCGGAATGAGCATTCCAGGTGCACTTTCGTTGCTTGAAGAAAAAGCAGGATTTTCAATCAATTACAATAAATCGATTTTCAGTCAAAATGGAAAAGTAAGCCTTGAAGTAAAAAACATGGCTCTTGAGCTTATCCTCAAAAAAATATTGTCGGGCACCAGGGTAACGTACAGGTTTGCTGATGCCAATACCATATTACTTTATAAATTACCGGATCCGGTAAAACCGGGCCGGATATCTGGAAAAATATTCGATGAAAAAGGTGAAACCCTACCTGGTGCTTCTATTAAAATTATCGAAACGGGTAAAGCCACCCAAACGGCCAGCGACGGAAGTTACAGCATCAATGTAGAACCAGGTACCTATACAGTAGAAATCAGTTATATTTCTTATGCAACACAACGCATTAGTGATGTAACAGTAAAGGCTGATAAAGCCACACCTTTGGATATTTCGTTAAAACCTGATGCAAAAGGACTTCAGGATGTAGTGATAACCGCCACATACAAAAAAGCGTCAGTTGAAGGTTTATTGGCCCGTCAGAAAAATGCTTCCGAAATCAGTAACGGGATCAGTGCCGAACAGATTGCCCGCACACCGGACAAGAATATCGGCGAAAGTTTAAAAAGAATCAGCGGTGTAAGCTCGATAGACAATAAATTTGTTATTGTTCGGGGAATCGGTGAGCGTTACAATTCGGCTCAGTTAGATGGTGTAACCCTGCCGAGTACAGAAGCGCAAACCCGCAATTTTTCTTTCGACCTCATCCCTTCCAACCTGGTTGATAATGTGGTGGTAAGCAAATCGGTAACGCCCGATATGAATACAAGCTTTGGTGGCGGCCTTATCCAGATCAACACGAAAGATATTCCCTCCGAAAATTTTATAAGTTTTACTGCAGGTACATCATACAACGACCAGAGTACAGGCAAAGATTTTTTAAGCCATAAAAGAGGCAAATATGATTATTTCGGCTTCGACGATGGCAGAAGGGATTATCCTGAGGGTTTAGAGCATACCGTTAAAACCGTTGCACCCAACAATACACTTACAGACACCGAGTATCAGAAAAAGGTAACCGATCAGAGCAAAAGATTTACTCAGGATAATGTGAGTGTGTATAAATACAAGGCTGCACCTTCGCAGAATTACCAGTTCACCATCGGACATTCTGTAAACCTGGATACTGCAGGCCAGAATAAATTTGGCTTTACAGGTGCACTGAGTTATAGAAACACACAAAACATCAACCTCATCGAAAATCAGAACAGAAGCGACTGGAATATTGCTTACCCCAATAACAGCGGTGCTGCCTATGATTTTAATACCACATTGGGAGGAATATTGAATTTCGGTTTACAACTAGGCAAAAACAGGTTCAGCCTACGCAATACCTACACCCATTTGTATGATAACAATATGGTAAGGATTACCGGTTTCAACAAAGATGAAACCAATTTTAACCTTCCGCCCAACCGCATTCAGGAAGCTGATGACCCAACTTATACCGATTTGCTACAAAATAAACTGAGCGGGCAACATCAGCTGGGAAAGGTAAAAATAGAATGGGATCTTGCACGTACCAGTATCCACAGGGAAGAAAAAGACCTGGTAATTGCTTCCAGCAGTCCTAAACTGATCGGAAATGAATACCAGTATTTTTACAACTATAACCTTTCTACACAAATAGAAGTAATGCCGATGTCGCGCCACCATTATGAAAATGAGGAAGGGCATTACTCCTGGAATATTTCGGCTGCCGTTCCATTTAATGTTAAAAGCACCCGCAACAGTTTAAAAACAGGTTATTTTGGTAACCGGAAAAAAGCAGAATTCAACTGGCAGATCGCATCATTTTCGGGAAGTAATACTTTAGCAGATAGTTTAAAATACATCCCGGTAAGCGAAATGATCAATCCGGCCAACATCAGTTTCGACAAGTATTTCTACTCGGTTAATCCATACTTTTTGGATAATTATGAAGGAAAAAGCAATACACATGCAGGTTTTATTATGCTTGATAACCGTTTATTACCGAACCTCCGCCTGGTTTGGGGAATCCGCGCTGAATATTACCAGTATAAAGAAGTTAAAAATGGCTATAGCAATGCCCAGTCGCAATCAATTTTCGCCCTTAAGCCCGATCGCAAATGGCAATGGCTTCCTTCTGCAAATTTAACCTATAGTCCTATTGATGCCCTGAATGTAAGGGCCGCTGTTTCAAGCAGTGTTATCCGCCCTGAACTACTGGATAACAGCCGTTTTTTCAGGTATAGTCCTTATCTCGACGGACAGTTTGGTAACCAGGGATTGTACAGCACCAGGATTAACAGTTATGACATCAAAACTGAATGGTTTCCTGAACTGGGCGAAATCATTTCTGTGGGAGGATACTATAAATATTTCGACAAACCTGCCGAAATCACCATTAGTTCTGCTAGTGGCAATTACACGTATTACACCAAAAGCTCCGACTGGGCAAAAGTTTACGGACTTGAATTCGAATTCCGCAAAAACCTCGGCTTTGTTACTGAATGGCCTCTTTTGTCGAAATTAACCGCCTATGGGAATCTCACCCTACAAAGGTCGGTTGTGAGGAGCACCTATCTAATCCCCGATCCTGCAAATCCAACCGGACCGAACATACAGGCAACGATCAACCAAAAAAGGGCCATGTACGGCCAGTCACCCTATCAGTTCAACGCAGGACTTCAGTACATGGATAAACACTTCAGTTTTAATATAGCCTATAATAAGTCGGGCTATAAAACCTATATCGTAGGTGATAAACCTATTGATATTGAATATGAGCGTGCCCGCGACCAAATTGATGCACAACTGGCCTATAAATTTTTAAACAATAAATTCGAAATAAAGGTAAATGCGGCCAATCTGTTAAATAGGGCTTCGTTTTTTTATCGCAACACTGCTAGCTACGAGCGTAATCCCGATTACGTTGCAGGGCAAAGTGATGAGAGCGATTTTATGCGTTTAAAACCGGGCTTCAGCAACAAGTACGAAGAAGGAGACCTTATTTTATTCAAACAGAAATTCGGCCGTACCTACAGCACTTCCATTACCTATAATTTTTAA
- a CDS encoding FecR family protein, with protein MKQDYIKILFEQYLEGKTNQEEEKILLDYLADPANGDSEFHAVMDKAWKKQNHQADYTPEANQGLNQIWNKIEERKPKSRSLYPILKYAAAIVVVISAAFGWYAYKKAQEPIQAAIAFLSKTTQKGEKVKLILPDSSIVYLGAGSKLTWPSHFVKGKLRNIRLEGEAFFEVKHDTSSPFIVHSGQMQTRVLGTSFNIYAYPKDGTFSVAVRTGKVKVSENREGKLKQLSLLTPGMKLLYHLKAHDYTVRNERITEVNAWIKNSFAFKDVALPNMFKSLERYYNVHFELKTNKFDHCRFNATFTNKSIGNIMEEIRVMSGKKMKYKIDTANKTITVWGEGCQ; from the coding sequence GTGAAACAAGATTACATTAAAATATTATTTGAACAATACCTGGAGGGCAAAACCAATCAGGAGGAGGAAAAAATCCTGTTGGATTATCTCGCCGATCCGGCGAATGGCGACAGCGAATTTCATGCGGTGATGGATAAAGCATGGAAAAAGCAAAACCATCAAGCCGATTACACTCCGGAAGCCAACCAGGGTCTTAACCAAATCTGGAACAAAATTGAAGAGCGAAAACCAAAAAGCAGATCGCTATACCCAATACTAAAATATGCCGCCGCTATCGTTGTGGTTATTTCTGCAGCGTTTGGTTGGTACGCCTACAAAAAAGCACAAGAGCCTATACAAGCAGCCATTGCCTTTTTAAGTAAAACGACCCAAAAGGGCGAAAAAGTGAAATTGATACTACCAGATAGTTCCATTGTATACCTTGGCGCCGGCAGTAAACTCACCTGGCCATCACATTTTGTTAAAGGCAAACTGAGAAATATCCGGCTGGAGGGTGAAGCCTTTTTTGAAGTTAAACATGATACCAGCAGTCCATTTATAGTACATAGCGGACAAATGCAGACCAGGGTTTTGGGTACTTCCTTTAATATTTATGCTTATCCGAAAGACGGGACCTTTAGTGTGGCGGTGCGTACCGGTAAAGTAAAAGTTTCGGAAAACAGGGAGGGAAAATTAAAACAACTTTCGCTGCTTACCCCAGGAATGAAATTATTATACCATTTAAAAGCACACGATTACACTGTCCGTAACGAGCGCATCACCGAAGTTAACGCCTGGATTAAAAACAGCTTTGCTTTTAAAGATGTAGCCCTTCCCAATATGTTTAAATCATTGGAAAGGTATTACAATGTTCATTTTGAACTGAAGACCAATAAATTCGACCACTGCAGGTTTAACGCTACGTTTACCAACAAAAGCATTGGCAATATAATGGAAGAAATCCGCGTGATGAGCGGCAAAAAGATGAAATATAAAATAGACACTGCGAACAAAACAATTACCGTATGGGGGGAGGGCTGTCAATGA
- a CDS encoding RNA polymerase sigma factor, with amino-acid sequence MEKLEDFKNIKLLNALKAGDSAAFNEIYHKYRQKIFGYAYHFTRCREEAEELTQDSFVRLWENRTKVDPEKNFDAFLYTLIRNNFLGTLRKKAREKAYSSENLAQQQSFNAIEDELDAKESKQLAQEAIESLSPQVKRIYLMSRNDHHTHEEISQLMGISKNTVNNHIKKSLSIMRKYFKTYSPETIISLVVVQLFISHWFIGH; translated from the coding sequence ATGGAAAAGTTGGAAGATTTTAAAAATATAAAACTCCTGAATGCATTGAAAGCTGGCGATTCTGCCGCTTTTAATGAAATTTACCACAAGTACCGCCAAAAAATATTTGGTTATGCCTACCATTTTACCCGCTGCCGCGAAGAAGCCGAAGAACTTACGCAAGATAGCTTTGTGAGACTCTGGGAAAACAGGACTAAAGTAGACCCGGAAAAGAATTTCGATGCTTTTCTTTATACCCTGATCCGCAATAATTTTTTGGGCACACTCCGTAAAAAAGCAAGGGAAAAAGCCTACAGTAGTGAAAATTTAGCACAACAACAATCTTTTAATGCGATCGAGGATGAACTTGATGCCAAAGAATCTAAACAGCTGGCACAGGAAGCGATCGAAAGCCTGTCTCCACAGGTAAAACGGATATACCTGATGAGCCGGAACGACCACCATACTCACGAGGAAATATCGCAGCTAATGGGGATTTCTAAAAACACGGTGAACAACCACATCAAAAAATCGCTGAGCATCATGCGGAAATACTTTAAGACTTATTCGCCAGAAACGATAATATCATTGGTAGTGGTTCAATTGTTCATTAGCCACTGGTTCATTGGTCATTAG